Below is a genomic region from Xylophilus sp. GW821-FHT01B05.
GGCCTGGCCACCAACACCGACTACGCCACCGAGGTCACGCTGCAGCCGCTGGAGCGCTACCCGCTGGACGCAGCCATTTTGTTCAGCGACATCCTGACCGTGCCCGACGCCATGGGCCTGGGCCTGTCCTTTCAGCTGGGCGAGGGGCCGCGCTTTGCGCACCCGGTGCGCGACGAGGCCGCCGTGGCCGCGTTGCGGGTGCCAGACATGGCCAAGCTGCAGTACGTGTTCAACGCGGTGGCCTCGATCCGCAAGGCGCTGAATGGCCGGGTGCCGCTGATCGGCTTTGCGGGCAGCCCGTGGACGCTGGCCTGCTACATGGTCGAGGGCGCGGGCTCGGACGACTACCGGCTGGTCAAGACCATGCTCTATGCCCGGCCCGACCTGATGCACCGCATGCTGGCCGTGAACGCCGACGCGGTGGCGGTCTACCTCAACGCCCAGATCGACGCCGGCGCCCAGGCGGTGATGATTTTCGACAGCTGGGGCGGCGTGCTGGCCGATGGCGCCTTCCAGGAGTTCAGCCTGGCCTACACCGCGCGCGTGCTGGCGCAGTTGAAGCGCACCGGGCCGGATGGCCAGGACGTGCCGCGCATCGTCTTCACCAAGGGCGGCGGCCTGTGGCTGCAGCAAATGGCCGGGCTCGACTGCGAGGTACTGGGCCTGGACTGGACGGTGAACCTGGCTGCCGCGCGCGCGGCCGTGGGCGGCGCCGTGGGCGGCCCGGGCAAGGCGCTGCAGGGCAATATCGACCCCAACGTGCTGTTTGCCCCGCCCGCGCGCATTGATGCCGAGGTAGCCCAAGTGCTGGAGCGCTTCGGCCCCCCGCACACCGACCGCAGCACCACCGGCCCGACCCATATCTTCAACCTGGGCCACGGCATCAGCCAGCACACGCCGCCAGAGCACGTGTCGGCCCTGGTGGAGGCGGTGCACCGCCACTCGCGCCAGCTACGCCAGCCGCGCACTTGACTTTTTGGCGCCCATCACTTTGTGCGCGCATTTGGTTATGCACAAATTTGGTGGTGCGGCAGCGCAGCAAGTGCACGCAAGCGTGCACGGCGCTATCAAAGGAATAGTGACGCTAAGTCCTTGATTCATAAGGATCTAACAAACTGCTTTTTTTGCGGGCAACTTGGCGAAAGCCTTATTCCATGCGGCCCGGGCGGTGTGGCCACAGGACTATCAACAAAGTTATCCACAGAAATCAGGCGTCCACGGTAAAGCACTTGTAAATCAATCACTTAGCTTTCTTTCTGCCAGCGCAGGCGCGCGTTTGGGCGCAGTCAAGCCTTTTTGGGCCGTTTGTCGGGATTTGCAGGGGTATTCCCGCGGGTGCAGCGGCCCCGGCGTGCGCACCGCAGTGTCTCCTTCCCTGCCAGGCCGCGCCATTGCTGGCTCTGGCCTTTGCGCCCCTCCCGCCTGCGGCCGAACCCGCCGGTGTCAAGCGAAAAATGAGCGCTCGTCCTCTTGCTTATGCACACAAAACGTGATCCAGGTGTTTTTCCGGGGAAAACACCGGGATCGCCCCCTGCAGCCCGTCGGCCATCTGTAAGTCTTTGATTCATAAGGACTCCGTCCCATGCCTTTTTTGCAGGCAAAACGCG
It encodes:
- the hemE gene encoding uroporphyrinogen decarboxylase; protein product: MPFAPLQNDTFLRACRRQATDHTPVWLMRQAGRYLPEYRATRAQAGSFMGLATNTDYATEVTLQPLERYPLDAAILFSDILTVPDAMGLGLSFQLGEGPRFAHPVRDEAAVAALRVPDMAKLQYVFNAVASIRKALNGRVPLIGFAGSPWTLACYMVEGAGSDDYRLVKTMLYARPDLMHRMLAVNADAVAVYLNAQIDAGAQAVMIFDSWGGVLADGAFQEFSLAYTARVLAQLKRTGPDGQDVPRIVFTKGGGLWLQQMAGLDCEVLGLDWTVNLAAARAAVGGAVGGPGKALQGNIDPNVLFAPPARIDAEVAQVLERFGPPHTDRSTTGPTHIFNLGHGISQHTPPEHVSALVEAVHRHSRQLRQPRT